The following DNA comes from Meiothermus sp. CFH 77666.
CCAGCAGTTCGCGCGAGCCCTCCCAGGCCACCTCACAGCCTTGCGCTTTGAGCGCCTCGACCACAGCCAGCACGTCGGCCCGCTGGTTAGCCCCCACCAGCGGCCCCATGCGCACGTCCTCGCGGCTGGGGTCGCCCAGGCGGGTCTGGCTCAACTCTTGCTTGAGGGCCTCGAGTACGGCCTCGGTCTTCTCGCGGGGTACAATCACCCGCCGGATGGCGGTGCACTTCTGCCCGGCCTTGGCGGTCATCTCGCGGGCCACTTCCTTCACAAAAAGCCCGAACTCGGGGTCGCCCGGCTCCACCGTCTGGCCCAGAATGGCGCAGTTGAGGCTGTCGGCCTCCATGTTGAAGGGCACTGAGTGGGCAATCAGGCTGGGGTGGGTCTTGAGCTTGCGTCCGGTGGCCGCCGAGCCGGTGAAGGTCACGCTGTCCTGCTCGTTCAGGTGATCGAAAAGGTCGCCAATCCCGCCGCAAACCAGCTGAATGGCCCCCTCGGGGAGGATCTTGGCCTCGAGCATGGCCCTGAACACCGCCTCGGTCAGGTAGGCGGTCTGGGTAGCCGGCTTGACGATGGCCGGTACGCCCGCAATAAGCCCCGGTGCGAGTTTTTCCAGCATCCCCCAGACCGGGAAGTTAAAGGCGTTGATGTGTACCGCCACCCCTTCCCTGGGCACCAGGATGTGCCGGCCCAGGAAGGTACCCTGCTTGGAAAGGGTGAGGGGGTCGTCCTCGACCAGAAAACGCGCATTGGGCAGCTCGCGCCGGGCTAGCGACGAGTAGCTAAAAAAAGTGCCGATGCCCCCGTCAATATCGAACCAGCTATCGTAACGGGTGGCCCCGGTCTTGTAGGAGAGGGCGTAAAAAGCCTCCTTGCGCTCCAGCAGGTACTGGGCCAGGGCCCGCAGCATGGCCGCCCGCTCGTGGAAGGTGTAGCGCCGAAGGTTGGGCCCCCCCACCTTGCGGGCGTACTCGACCATGGCCTTGAAGTCGAGCCCCTCACTGCTGACCTGGGCCACCGGCTCTCCATAGACGGCGTCCCGTACCAGGGTTCCTTCGGCGGGGCTCTGGTACCAGGCCCCGGCGGCATAGCTGCTTATTTTCATGTCAGGTATTCTAACAAACGCTTGTTTGTATGTGGGCAAGTGGCGTGTGGTGTCGCAGGGGTGTGGCATCAGCTTTGGCTATATGGCCAATCTTCCGCGATGCACGAGGTGGTGATTATCGCGCTCTTCACAAACCGCGCATCCAGGCAGCCGCTACTCTGTCCAGAACCAAGCTTTTCTGTAGTCAGAAGGCTCAAAATAGACGAAGATTACTCGAGTCCAAGCTTTGGGGGCCCCTGTCACAACCCCGCCCGGCTGAGTTCCTCCTGCAGGGCCCGCAAGCGGGCGTGGGTCTGCTTGAGCCCCGAAACGTAAGCCAGCCATTCTGCCTTTTGGCCTTGCTTTTGGTACAGCGCCAGCACCTTCTTGAAGAGCCGGGATGCCTCGCGGTAGGCATCGCGGGAACGATACTCGATCAGGCGTTCGGCCTGTTGGCGGTAGATGCTCAGGGCCTCCTGGGGCTGGGTGTCCTCGAGGGCCTGGGCCAGCTTTAATCCCAGTTCATCCAGGCCCACTCGCAACCAGCCTGACCAGAACGTGCTGCGGGTCTCTCCTGCCTTGCGGTAAGCCAGAAGCGCCTCTTCGGGTCGCCCTTCGTGCAGGTGAATCTCGACCAGCAGCGACCATGCACCTTTTTCTTCCAGGCCCTTCAGTACCAGCGGCTGCCGC
Coding sequences within:
- the paaZ gene encoding phenylacetic acid degradation bifunctional protein PaaZ gives rise to the protein MKISSYAAGAWYQSPAEGTLVRDAVYGEPVAQVSSEGLDFKAMVEYARKVGGPNLRRYTFHERAAMLRALAQYLLERKEAFYALSYKTGATRYDSWFDIDGGIGTFFSYSSLARRELPNARFLVEDDPLTLSKQGTFLGRHILVPREGVAVHINAFNFPVWGMLEKLAPGLIAGVPAIVKPATQTAYLTEAVFRAMLEAKILPEGAIQLVCGGIGDLFDHLNEQDSVTFTGSAATGRKLKTHPSLIAHSVPFNMEADSLNCAILGQTVEPGDPEFGLFVKEVAREMTAKAGQKCTAIRRVIVPREKTEAVLEALKQELSQTRLGDPSREDVRMGPLVGANQRADVLAVVEALKAQGCEVAWEGSRELLGGDFEKGGFMPPTLLFSPKPWDSAAHDLEPFGPVATLMPYESLDEAVALARRGRGSLVGSVVTYQPEEARALFFGLATHHGRILILNRENAKESTGHGSPLPLLLHGGPGRAGAGEELGGVRGIKHYMQRCAVQADPTTLMVLSQEYVRGARLKEDVIHPFRKYFEDLEIGESLLTHRRTVTEADIVNFANVTGDYFYAHVDEIGAKDSIFGKRVAHGYFLISAAAGLFVSPAPGPVLANYGLENLRFIEPVGMGDTIQARLTVKSKTAKDPRPGERPTGVVTWAVEITNQDGKTVALYDILTLVERRGSPAAG